In one window of Brassica rapa cultivar Chiifu-401-42 chromosome A07, CAAS_Brap_v3.01, whole genome shotgun sequence DNA:
- the LOC117126544 gene encoding uncharacterized protein LOC117126544 codes for MTNTTYGETEKVEALILKIDKKGIWRDEECRPCSLTRQLINAEGSLIPDVIAVAETNTFNLTSQWYDWGSVDPFYGLPHEDPKDLIKRLEELASANKHDEISADHIFFKIFPYCLSGDAFSWFSKLQPRSLTCWEDIKEAFISKFFSEAVETRSKRLDYMIKEREKGIMISMSQIFDFVYSEENGDIGTPTTHVTQPDIQVHHADESKQKDELNRESLSTMIQLRMMNIMYQESRAK; via the coding sequence ATGACGAACACCACTTACGGAGAGACAGAGAAGGTCGAAGCGCTCATACTTAAGATCGACAAGAAAGGTATTTGGCGAGACGAAGAATGTCGTCCTTGCAGCCTCACAAGACAATTAATTAATGCAGAGGGTAGTTTAATCCCTGATGTAATTGCTGTGGCTGAGACGAATACCTTTAATCTGACAAGTCAATGGTATGATTGGGGAAGTGTGGATCCATTTTACGGTCTTCCTCATGAGGATCCCAAAGATCTTATCAAAAGACTTGAGGAGTTAGCCTCAGCAAACAAGCACGATGAAATATCTGCAGACCACATTTTCTTCAAGATCTTCCCCTATTGTTTATCTGGAGATGCATTTAGCTGGTTCAGTAAGCTGCAACCAAGATCTTTAACCTGCTGGGAAGACATCAAAGAGGCTTTCATAAGCAAATTTTTCAGCGAGGCTGTAGAAACTCGAAGTAAAAGGCTTGATTACATGATTAAAGAACGGGAGAAAGGAATAATGATTAGTATGAGTCAGATTTTTGACTTCGTCTACAGCGAGGAGAATGGAGATATTGGAACACCGACAACTCATGTCACGCAGCCAGACATTCAGGTTCACCATGCAGATGAGAGTAAGCAGAAGGACGAACTGAACAGAGAAAGCTTGTCAACCATGATACAGTTGAGGATGATGAATATCATGTATCAGGAGAGCAGAGCAAAGTAG